The sequence ATGCGGCAGGCGGGGTCCTCGGCAAAAAGATCGAGCCCGTTATTGAGGACGGCGCGTCAGATTGGCCCACCTTTGCGGAAAAAGCAAAGAAGCTGCTGCAAAAGGATAAGGTGGCAGTGATTTTCGGAGGATGGACTTCCGCCAGCCGGAAAGCAATGCTGCCGGTAGTGGAGGAAAACAAAGGATTGTTGTTCTATCCCGTTCAATACGAAGGACTTGAGGCATCCCCCAACATTTTCTACACGGGTGCCGCACCGAACCAGCAGATTGTTCCCGCCGTATCCTGGCTCTTGAAAAACAAGGGCAAAAAATTCTACCTGCTCGGATCGGATTATGTCTTTCCGAGAACAGCGAACAAGATCATCAAAGCCCAACTGGCTGCCGAGGGGGGAGAAATGGTTGGTGAGGAATACACTCCTCTCGGCCATACAAACTACAGTACGATTATCAGCAAAATCAAGCAGGCCAAACCGGATGTGATTTTCAATACTTTGAATGGTGACAGCAATGTGGCATTCTTCAAACAGCTTAAGGATGCAGGCATCACAAACAAGGATCTGACTGTAATGTCTGTAAGTATTGCGGAAGAAGAAATCCGTGGCATCGGCGCCGAACCCCTTGTCGGCCATCTTGCGGCCTGGAACTATTTCCAGACGACAGATCTTCCGAAGAATAAGGAGTTTGTTCAAAAGTATAAGGCGAAGTACGGAAAAGACCGTGTAACCGATGACCCGATTGAAGCGGGCTACTTTGGAGTCTATCTGTGGGCGGAAGCCGTGAAAAAGGCCGGAACCACCGATGTGGATAAAGTAAAGGAAGCATCAAAAGGAATTGAGTTTGAAGCTCCCGAGGGACTTGTAAAGATTGACGGGGAAAACCAGCATACCTATAAAATGGTCCGCATCGGTGAAATTCAACCGGACGGGCAATTTAAAGAACTGTGGAATTCCGACAAACCTGTCAAACCGGATCCATTCCTGAAAAACTACGAGTGGGCAAAAAATTTAAAGTAATAAGATTGGCAGAACAATTCCGGGCGACAAAGGGATCAACCCGTCATGCGGGTTGATCCGCCTGTTTTTTCCTTCAGGGACCTAACTGAAAATCGGAGGTGAAGCAGGTGGATGTTCTAATGGTTCAATTGTTTAACGGATTGAGCTTTAGTTCGATTCTGCTGCTGATTGCGTTGGGATTGGCCATTACTTTCGGCTTGATGAATGTCATTAACATGGCCCACGGGGAACTGATTATGATAGGCGCTTACTCCGCTTATATGACTCAAATAATGTTTTCCAATTATCTCCCCAAATCTTTGTTTGACTTTTACTTCGTCTTGGCCTTGCCCGTTGCGTTTCTGACTGCTGCATTAACGGGGTGGATTTTGGAGTGGGCACTCGTCAGGCATCTATACGGCCGACCTTTGGACAGTCTTCTGGCCACCTGGGGCGTAAGTTTGGTTTTACAGCAATTGGCCCGTACCGTTTTTGGCGCACCCAACGTTGCGGTGATGGCTCCGGACTGGCTTAATGGGGGACTGGAGGTAATGGCAGGTGTTGTCTTCCCGTACAAAAGGCTTTTTATCCTGGCGATAGCGGCAGCGGCGGTGCTTGGAATGTATCTTTACCTATACAAAACAGCCCCGGGAAGACGCATGCAGGCGGTTATGCAGAATCGGGCAATGGCCGCTTGCCTTGGAATTTCCACGCGCAAAGTAGACTCTTGGAGTTTTGCCATGGGTTCCGGGATCGCCGGATTGGCCGGTTGTGCGATTACGCTGTTGGGACCGATTGGACCTTCAATCGGTACGTATTACATCATCGACGCGTTTATGGTTGTGGTTCTCGGCGGGGTCGGAAAACTGTCCGGTACTTTGGCGGGCGCTTTGGGAATCGGAATTCTTAATACCCTGTTTGAATATGGAACGACCGCCACCCTTGGCAAAGTATTAGTCTTTTTGGTGATTATTGTTTTCCTGCAGTGGCGGCCCGCAGGTCTCGTGCAGGTGAAGACCCGCGTTTTGGATTGATTCCCCTAAGAGGAGGTAGGATCGTTGAGTCAACTGTTGAACAGCAGCTGGAGCCAAAAGAGGTATTTTCTGTGGATTGCGCTGATCCTGTTGATGGCATTGGCCCCGATTTTTCTGTCGGAATTCCGGTTGAATCTGTTGGGGAAATTCCTGGCATTGGCGATTCTGGCCATTGGCATGGATTTGATCTGGGGGTATACGGGAATTCTGAGCCTGGGCCATGGTGTATTCTTTGGGCTGGGAGCCTATTGTATGGCCATGTATCTGAAACTGGAAGCAAGCGGCGACAGGCTGCCCGATTTCATGTCGTGGAGCGGGCTGGAAGAAATGCCATGGTTCTGGGTGCCATTCGGCAATCCTCTCTTTGCCATCCTGGCTGCCATTTTGCTGCCGATGGCTTTGGCGGGATTGCTGGGGTATTTTACTTTCCGCAACCGGATAAAAGGGGTATTTTTCTCGATTCTCTCGCAAGCGGTAGTGATAGTAGTGGTAACCCTGTTCATCGGGCAGCAGGCTTTTACGGGGGGAACCAACGGTATCACCAATTTCAAGACAGTTTTCGGTTTTCCGTTATTTTCCCCGCCGGTGCAAATGTTTCTTTACTATCTGACTTTGCTCGTTCTCATTGGCGTTTTTATTTTATGCCGGAAACTGATTGCCGGCAGAACGGGAAAAATCCTGGTGGCAATCCGGGATGGCGAAAATCGCGTACGGTTTTCCGGATACAATCCCACCACTTATAAGGTGTTCGTCTATGTACTTTCAGCGGGCCTTGCCGGTCTTGCCGGAATCCTGTTCGTCCTGCAGGTGGGGATTATTTCTCCGGCCATGATGGGAATCATTCCTTCGGTCGAGATGGTCCTCTGGGTGGCGATAGGCGGGCGGGGAACTTTGATCGGGGCAATCATCGGCACGGTTTTGACAAATGGTGCGAAGAGTTTCTTCAGTGAATCCTTCCCGGATATCTGGCTTTATTTCCTTGGCGCGTTGTTTGTAACAGTTGTTTTGTTCCTTCCGAATGGCATTGTGGGGCTGTTTGCGAATTTGAAGGAGAATTTATACAGGAAAAAGGCGGTGAAGGAAGTTTATGAGCACCATTCTCTGCACCCGGAACATAACGGTTAATTTTGGCGGTTTTAAAGCGATCCGGAACCTCAATTTCGAGATGAAAAAAGGGGAAGTCCGCTTTTTGATTGGCCCGAACGGCGCCGGCAAAACAACATTGCTCGACGTAATCTGCGGGAAAGTAAAGCCCGTTCAGGGAGAGGTCATTTTCAAGGAAAACATTGAATTGTCCAAGAAGCAAGAGCATCAAATCGCACAGTGCGGCGTAGGACGGAAATTTCAAGCGCCTGCAGTTTTTGGGAACTTGACGGTGTTTGAGAATTTGGAACTGTCGAGGAAGCGGGACCGGAGCCTCTTCTCCTCCCTTCGCGCAAGAATGACCAGGGAAGAGCGGGAAGCCATCCAAAAGCAGTTGACCATGATCAATCTGCAGGATAAGGCAAACGACAAGGCTTCGTCACTTTCCCATGGACAAAAACAGTGGCTGGAGATCGGAATGCTGCTGATGCAGGAACCTGAGCTTCTTTTGCTGGATGAGCCCGTGGCAGGGATGACAAAGTCAGAAACGGAAAAGACGGGAGAGCTTATTCAGGAAATCGCCCAAGCCCGTTCTGTATTGGTAGTCGATCACGATATGGACTTTGTGCGGAAATTCTCTGACAAGGTGACTGTCATGCACGAAGGACAGATTCTGTGCGAAGGTTCCATCGCAGAAGTTCAGGAAAACCCCCGGGTCGCGGAAGTGTATTTGGGCCGGAGGGCAGAAGCGGTATGTTGACAATGAAAAGTTTGGAAGTTTGCTATGGGGAAACCGTCATCTTAAGGAATATTGATTTCCGGATCCGGGAAGGGGAAGTGGTTTCCCTGCTGGGACGAAACGGTGTGGGAAAAACCACCCTTCTCAAGACTGTCATTGGACTGCTTAGACCGCGGCAGGGAAAGATTTATCTGCATGACAAAGAAATTACAAAAGATAAGCCCGAACAAAGGGCCAAGAACGGGATTGCCTATGTACCGCAGGGAAGAGAGGTATTCCCGCAATTGACCGTGGAAGAGAATTTGCTGTTGGGACTGGAAGCTTTGCCGAAAAGGGAAAAACAGATTCCGCATGAAGTCTTTGAGATGTTTCCCATGCTGAACACGATGCTTCAAAGGAAGGGAGGAGACCTCAGCGGCGGACAGCAGCAGCAGCTTGCGATTGCCCGGGCATTGGTAGCGCGTCCCAAATTGCTTCTATTGGATGAACCGACTGAGGGAATTCAACCAAACATTGTGATGGAAATTGAAAATGTTATCCGCCTCCTGAAAGCACAGGGGGACATGGCGATCCTGCTGGTGGAGCAGAGCCTGGATTTTGCCCTGAGTTTGGCCGATTATTGTTATGTCCTGGAGAAAGGGGCTGTTGCCGCAGAAGGCAAAGCCTCGGAGATTGAAGATGAAACGATTCGCCAATATCTGACTGTTTAAAGAGAAGGAGAGAACCTATGCATTTGACGGGACGGGAGAAAGAGAAATTGTTGATCGTGGTCGCGGCGGATTTGGCCCGTCGCCGGCAGCAGCGCGGCCTGAAGCTGAATTACCCTGAGGCCATGGCCATCCTCACTTACGAAATTCTGGAAGGGGCCCGGGACGGAAAATCGGTTCCCGAACTTATGCAGTGGGGCACCACAATCCTCACTGAAGAAGATGTTCAGGAAGGGATAGCCTCCATGATTGAGGAGGTTCAGGTGGAGGCAACATTTGCCGATGGCACAAAACTGGTCACCGTGCACAACCCGATTCGTCCGGGAGGAAGCGGCAAAGAGGAGAAAGGGGAGGCCGGAGAATGAAGCCGGGAGAATATCTGCTCAAGGAAGAACCGATAGTACTCAATGCCAATCGGAAAACGGTCTTCCTGAAGGTAGTCAGTCGCGGAGATCGTCCGGTTCAGGTCGGCTCCCATTTTCATTTTTACGAGGTGAATAAGGAGCTTGACTTCGACCGGGAGAAAGCGAAAGGGATGCGTCTCAACATTCCGGCCGGTACAGCCGTACGATTTGAACCGGGGGAAGAGAAGCCGGTCACTTTAGTGGCTATCGGCGGTCGGCAGGAGGTGCATGGACATAACGGACTGGTTTCCGGATCCGTAAAGCAAGCGTTGGATCAAACCCCGGGACCTGTACAGGAGGGACTTCTCATGTCCAGGGAAGCCTACGCCGGAATGTTTGGTCCCACAACGGGAGACAAGGTTCGTCTGGCTGACACGGATCTGTTGATTGAAGTGGAAAAGGACTTCACGGTGTATGGGGACGAATGCAAATTTGGCGGAGGAAAGGTGCTTCGCGACGGGATGGGGCAGTCATCCCGCGCCATTCGTTCGGAAGGCGTATTGGATTTGGTGATCACGAATGCTTTAATCCTGGATCACTGGGGAATTGTCAAAGCTGACATAGGGATCAAAGACGGACGGATTGCCGGGATTGGAAAAGCAGGGAATCCGGATACCATGGAAGGGGTTCATCCGGACCTGGTGGTGGGAGCCTCGACGGAAGCGATTGCCGGGGAAGGTTTAATTGTAACACCTGGGGGGATTGATACCCATATCCATTTTATTTGCCCCCAGCAGATTGAGACTGCTCTTGCTTCCGGAATTACTACGATGATTGGAGGAGGAACCGGACCTGCCACGGGAACCAATGCCACAACCTGTACCCCGGGGGCATGGAATATTCACCGAATGCTGGAGGCAGCTGAGGAATTTCCAATGAATCTCGGGTTTCTCGGAAAAGGAAATGCTTCCGGACAGGAGGCCCTGGAGGAGCAGATCCAGGCAGGGGCGATCGGGTTGAAGCTGCATGAAGATTGGGGCACCACACCGGCTGCCATTGATACCTGCCTGAAGGTTGCTGATCAATATGATGTTCAAGTGGCCATTCATACGGACACATTAAATGAAGCCGGGTTTGTAGAGGATACGATTCGGGCCATAGCGGGCCGAACCATTCACACTTATCACACCGAAGGTGCGGGAGGCGGACATGCGCCTGACATTATTCGATTGGCAGGGGAAACCAATGTGATCCCCTCTTCCACCAATCCCACCCGCCCGTTTACCGTAAATACAATTGACGAACATTTGGATATGCTGATGGTTTGTCACCATTTGGACAGCAGTATACCGGAAGACGTGGCCTTTGCCGATTCCAGGATACGCCCGGAGACAATAGCTGCGGAAGACATTCTGCATGACCTCGGGGTTTTCAGCATTATCAGTTCTGACTCGCAAGCCATGGGGCGGGTAGGGGAAGTGATTCTCCGGACATGGCAGACGGCTGACAAAATGAAGAAACAGCGGGGTCCTCTGAAAGAGGAAGAAGGAGAGAACGACAATTTCCGCGCAAAGAGGTATGTGGCCAAATACACAATCAACCCGGCCATTGCTCATGGAATTTCCGAGTACGTGGGGTCTGTCGAAACGGGAAAATGGGCGGATCTCGTTTTGTGGAAGCCGGCCTTTTTTGGAGTGAAGCCGGAACTGGTATTGAAAGGCGGTTTCATTGCGTATGCCGCGATGGGCGATCCGAATGCCTCCATTCCGACCCCCCAACCGGTGATGGGGCGACCGATGTTTGCTTCTTACGGACTGGCGGCCAAGAGCTGTTCCATCACATTTGTCTCGCAAGCGGCGTTTGAGTCGGGGGTACATGAACGGTTGGGACTTTCCAAGAAAGTTCTTCCCGTGAAAAATTGCCGGCGCATCGGCAAGAAAGACATGATTCACAACAGTGACACACCCCGGATTGAGGTGAATCCCGAAACCTATGAAGTGAAGGTAGACGGAGAACTGATCACCTGTGAGCCGGCTGAGACGGTACCGATGGCTCAACGCTATTTCCTGTTTTAGTCCTAAAGGAGCGGTTGGGTATGATTTCATTTCTTCCTTTGGTGCAATTGATTGATTCCGCTTTTCCGACAGGGGCTTTCTCCCATTCCTTTGGACTGGAGACATTCCTGCAGGAAGGAAGGGTGCAAAACGCCGGGGAACTGAAGGAATGGTTGGAATCCTACATTACTGGAAGCCTTGCTCCCATGGAAGGGGCAGTGGTTTTTTGGGCATACCGGTATGCGGAAAAAGTGATTTCCACTCATCCGGAATCGGAATTGGCCCGGGAAAACCTGAAGTTGCTCGACCGACGGATCACGCTTTCAAAACCGGCGCGCGAATCCCGGGAAGGTGAGATCAAGATTGGCAAGAGATTTCTTCATATCGTGCAAGAACTTTACCCGGAATCAGGTCTGGAACAATATGCAAGCTGGATTCGGTCGGAAGAATGCTATGGCAGCAACGCCATCGTCCACGGCTGGATCTGTGCTTATCTGAAGCAAACACCACAGGCAGCCGTTTTAACTCACCTGTATGCGGGTGTTAACAGTCTTGTTCAGAATGCTCTCAGAGCCATGGCCATCGGGCAAACGGAAGGGCAGAAAGTGCTGAACGGTCTGCTGCAGTTGATAGGACGCGAGGCGGAGCGGTTGGCGCTCAACCCTCCCGCACCGGAGAATCTATACAGCAACACATTGGCGCAGGAAATAGGCGCCATGCGCCATGAAATTCTCTATTCCCGTCTATTCATGTCATAATCAACAATCAGAGGAGGAATCGGTATGTGCCAAGGGCATAACCATCATCATCACGAATGGAAGCATAGAAGTTTTGCGGGAGGGCGGCCCATGCGGGTTGGGATAGGCGGGCCGGTAGGATCGGGCAAGACGGCCCTGGTGGAGAAGTTGTGCTGGATGATGAAAGACACATACAGCCTGGCAGTAATCACCAACGACATTTATACGAAGGAAGATGCGGAGATCTTGACAAAGACCGGAGTACTGCCGGCGGACCGGATCATTGGGGTAGAGACCGGAGGATGTCCGCATACGGCCATCCGTGAGGATGCATCAATGAATTTTGCAGCGGTGGAGGAACTGGAGACAAGGTTTCACGATCTCGACATCATCTTTATCGAGAGCGGCGGCGACAACCTGGCAGCCGCATTCAGTCCGGAACTGGTGGATGTATTCATCTATATTATTGACGTTGCCCAGGGGGAAAAGATTCCCCGCAAAGGGGGACCGGGGATCACCCGCTCCGATTTGCTGGTGATCAATAAAATCGATCTGGCTCCTCATGTGGGCGCCAGTCTGGAAGTGATGGAAAAGGACTCCAGACGGATGCGCGGGGAGAAACCTTTTCTCTTCACCAATTTGTTTGAAAACGTGGGAGTTCCGGAGATCGTTCGCTGGATCTCCAAAGAATATCACGGCACCTCGATGCGAGCGGCACTATGAGAGTGAAGGGACTGTGGAAGGGAACTGTTGAATTGAGGGGCGGGAAGAATGTGCTCACCCGATCCTTCCACCAGGCTCCCTTGAAAGTGGCGAAACCCTTTTCGGGAGACAGAGGGGAACTTCTTCTTTATTTGATGGATGCATCGCCGGGTCTCTTCAATGGGGATGCTCAGGAGATCGAGTGCACTTTGGAAAAAGGGGCCCATCTTTACCTCACCAACCAGTCGTCTTGCAAGCTGCATCCTTCTCCATGTGCGGTTGAGAGCCGGCAAATTCAAAAGTTTCATATAAAAGACAGGGCTGTGCTGGAATATTTTCCGGAACCGCTTGTTCCTTTTCAAGACGCCGGTCATATTGGGGAGACGATTGTGCATATGGAATCGGGTGGGCAAGCGATTCTGGGAGAGATCATTGCTCCGGGCAGGGCAGGCTGTGGAGAGATCTTTCGTTATCGGAAAATCACCAGCCAATTTTCCGTCTATTGGGATGGAAAATGGACGGTTTGGGACTCTCTGGCGCTTGAACCCGATCATTGGAACTCTCTCAAAGGAATAATGGAGGATTACACCCATATCGGAACCTTATGGGTGTTGTCAGAAAAAATAACGAAAGAGCATATAAAGATAATTTGGGGTTCTCTTGAACCCTGCAATCAAGGTCCGGTATATGCCGGAACGAGTCTGCTCTCCAAAAACGGGCTGGTGATCCGTATGCTGGGCCAATCTGTCTGGGAACTGCAAGCGTTGATGCACAACTGCTGGAATCTGATTCGACATGAATTGCTGGGAAAACCGGCTTTTCAAATCCGAAAATAGAAAACCGATTAACCTGAATTCCATCAACCGGACAAACGCCCGTCATTATTGACGGGCGTTTGTTGTGGACATACTACATAAGGTGTGTCCCCCACAAACAGAATTACACTAATCTCTGTAGGTTTAGTTGCAAAAACATACCTAACCGGGTATCATATAATAAAAATGTAAAAATCATTCTTGAGGTGATTACACTGATGGAATATACGGACTCCATGAAAAACCGTCTCCGGCGGATCGAGGGACAAATCCGGGGAGTTCTGAGCATGATGGAACAGACGAAAGACTGCCGGGAAGTTGTCACCCAGTTGACAGCGATCCGCTCAGCGGTTGACCGCGCAATCGGACTGGTTGTAGCAGCCAACTTGGAACAGTGCATTCGCCACGAATTGGAACAGGGGCAGAATCCCGACAAGGTGATCAAAGAAGCGGTCGATTTGCTGGTCAAAAGCCGCTGATATCGTCTGACAGGGGGATAATGGAAGTGGCACATCGTTTTGATCCGAAGAAAGTCCACAAACTGGATAACCCGGAAAGACGCAAACTGCTGCCACCGGAAGAAATTCTGGCCCCGCTGCAAATCGGAGAGCAGGAAGATGTGGCGGATATCGGCGTCGGACCCGGATATTTTGCCATTCCCGCCTCCCGTTTGACTTCAGGTACTGTGTATGGGGTGGACGTGGAACCTCAGATGCTTGGTTTTCTGAAGGAGAAAGCCAACGAAGCGGGAGCGGCCAATATCGTGCCCGTCCAAAGTGATGCAGAAGCAATTGATCTGGCGGATGGGAGTGTGGACAAGGTATTTTGTGCCTTTATCCTGCATGAACTCGCTGACCTGACAAAGGGCCTTTCTGAAATTAAGCGGATTTTGCGTCCGGGCGGCAAGCTCCTGGTTCTGGAGTGGGAGAAGAAACAAACGGAATCCGGTCCTCCCGTTGAAGAAAGATTGGATGCGCCAGAACTGGCTGCTTCCATTGAAAAATTTGGCTTTGCAACGGAAATCATCCGGCCAAACCCGAACCATTACATGATTCTGGGAACGCAGACGACATAAGTCCTGGACAGGAGACGTAGTCAAAGAATAGAATGTATGTACCTCCCCTGATCGTGGACATGATGGAGAAGAAGGGTCTATGATTTATTAGGGGACTATGTTAAAATAATTCTAACTTGAATGGAAAGGGGAGAGCTCAATGGTAACATTGACCGAATCGGCAGCATCCAAAGTGAAATCACTGCTCGTCGATAAAGGGGAAGACCTGGCTCTCCGGATTTTCGTCAAATCCGGCGGCTGAAGCGGTTTCTCCTATGGAATGGCACTGGATCGTGCCAAAGGCGATGATAGCATCTTTACCGAAAACGGAGTCAAAGTGGTGATCGATCCCAACAGCGCCCAATACCTGCAAGGGGCTGAAGTCGATTATGTCGATTCCCTGATGGGCGCAGGATTCAAGATCAGCAATCCGAACGCAACCTCTTCTTGCGGGTGCGGAAGTTCCTTCCGTACGGCAAATGACGCGGGGAAACCTGGTCCCTGCAGCTAAAAATCAATATGATTCTTATCTGAGAACCTGTGGAAACATCCACAGGTTTTTTGATTTTTGTTCAACTTTTGTTGAGGGTGGGCCTATTTACCATAGAGAGAGTCTATCGTACACTTAAGATATGATAATGATTATCAATAGTGGTTGGCGGGTGATTCTTCCATGTTCTTGGCAGACATACAGTTTGGAACGAAAGTTTTGATTGCAAATCTTGACCAGGCAACCGAACTGGTTCGCAAAAGATTGAACGATTTTGGCATCCTGGAGGGAATGGAGGTTTGTGTTACAAGAAGCCTTCCCTTTGGAGGTCCAATCACCATCGAGTCCAATGGACAGCGTGTGGGGATTCGCCGCCGGGATGCACGCCTGATTGAGGTGGTCCAATGTGGCTAGTGTTGCACTTGCGGGTAACCCTAATACCGGAAAAACGTCACTGTTTAATGAGCTCACTGGCTCCTATGAATACGTGGGGAACTGGGCGGGTGTAACCGTTGAGAAGAAAGTGGGAATTCTGAAAAACAAACAGGCCAGATTGATAGACTTACCGGGGATCTACTCTTTGCATCCTTTATCAAGGGATGAAGGTGTGGCAACCCGGTTTCTGTTATCGGAAGAATTCACGTCCATTATCAATATTGTGGATGCGTCACAGCTTGACAGAAATCTGTATCTCACTGTCCAACTGCTGGAATATGGGAAACCGATGCTGATCGGGCTGAACATGATGGATGTGGCAAAGCACAGAGGACTTGCAATTGATCACGAAAAACTAGCCTCACTCCTGCAAATTCCCGTGATTCCGATAATTGCCCGTACCGGCACCGGATGCGACAAGATCCTGGAGACTCTTGGCAGTGGCCGCATGGCTGCCACTCCTACCCTTCGACTTGACTACGGGCCAGTACTGGAAGAATCCATCGCCAGATTGGCCGAAAGATTGCAGGGTGAGAATCTTCCGCCAAAGAGATGGCTGGCGCTGCAGTATTTCGAAGGAAACCCTCTGGTTGCCGAGATGCTGGAAACCATGACAGACGGTGAATGGCTGCAGCGTCTCCGGATTGAAACGGAACAGACTCTGGCCCGGATTGCAGGTGCCAAATCGCTTGATACTTACATCAGGGACACCAGAAGAAATTATATTGCAGGTCTGCTGGAACAGTCGGTAACTAGGAAGAAGGATGTCGACCAAACCTTATCGGACCGCATCGACCGCCTTGCGACCAACCGGTTTTTGGGGATGCCGCTTTTCCTGTTGTTCATGTTTGTCACCTTCAAGCTTACTTTTGATTGGCTCGGGTCACCGCTCTCCGATTTGCTGGACGGGTTCTTTACAGGGCCGGTTGTATCCTTCTTTGACCAGGTGTTTACATGGATGGGCGCATCGGCCTTCTTAAAGGACCTTGTCCTGCAAGGGATTGTTCCGGGGGTTGGAGGAGTTCTGGTATTCGTTCCCCAAATCTTCATTCTGTTCCTGATCATCTCCTTTATTGAAGACTCAGGCTATATGGCCCGTGTGGCCATGGTGATGGACCGGCTGATGGAAGGAGTCGGACTTAACGGGAAAGCCTTCATCCCGATGATCATAGGGTTTGGCTGCAATGTTCCGGGGATCATGGCGGCTCGAACTGTGGAACAACCGAGGGAACGTTTGACAACCACGCTGCTGATACCCTTTATGTCGTGTTCTGCGCGGCTTTCCGTCTACAGTTTGTTTGTTGCAGCCTTTTTTGCGGAGAACCAGGCACTGATTGTTCTGTCCCTTTATGTTATGGGCATCATCGTGGCTCTTGTAATGGCGAAGCTGTTTTCCAAAGTGTTTCATCAGGAAAAATCAGTCTTTGTGGTGGAACTTCCGCCCTACCGGTTTCCCCAATGGCGAACCCTGTTCCGGAGCACTTGGGAAAAGGGGAAAGGGTTTGTCAAAAAAGCCGGCACGTTCATCTTCGGTGGTTCTGTCCTGATTTGGGTACTGGGGTACGCAGGCCCGGGCGGTTTCAATGTTGACATGAACGAGAGTTTTCTGGCCGGAATCGGCAGTTTATTAGCCCCATTGTTTGCCCCCTTGGGGTTCGGCAACTGGCAGTCTGCTTCCTCTCTGATGACCGGGTTCTTCGCCAAGGAAGTGGTTGTTTCCACCATGAACATTATTTTTGCCGCACCTGATATCGATACGCTGCAGGGAATGATGGCAAACTACTTCACGCCTCTGCAGGCTTACAGCTTTTTGACCTTTTTGCTCCTGTACGTACCATGTCTGGCAACTGTTGCGGTCATCAGGAAAGAAACGGCTTCGGCCAAATGGACCTGGTTTTCGGTCTGTTACGGCCTGGCCATAGCTTATATTCTGTCGCTCCTGATTTACCAGGGAGGAAAGCTGCTCGGATTCAATTGAGAAAGGGGGCGGTCTCGTGTTTGCCAGCATACTGGTCGTGGTTCTAATCTTTTGCTATGCAGGGTGGACCATCAGCAGGCATTTCCGGAAGGCTAAAGAAGGGAAGTGTGGGGGATGTGCGGTTCAGAAGGAATGCAACCGCATTACATGTGATGACTCCGCTCAATAACGTGTTCTCCGTTATTTCAATAGTGACTTGCACAAAGGGGCCGCCCCATGCACTGTTGGGGAAGCCCCTTTTCCCATTCCTGATCCTTGTGTGCCAATGATTCAAAGATGCAGATACCGCTGTAAGGTTTCCACAATTTCCTTTTCCAGAATCTCCGAATCCGGATTCTGTTCAAATATCGATTTTAGCTCATACGCAGCTTCCAGCGTGTACATTTTTTTGGCAGCTTCCCGGGTCTTGGCGGTCGATACGCTGTCCAGATCCGGATGAAACGCTATGTACGCAAGTTCCACCCGGGGTTGATAGTGGTC comes from Effusibacillus lacus and encodes:
- the urtA gene encoding urea ABC transporter substrate-binding protein, producing the protein MRETGFKKKASMLITMMLAGGMLLAGCGNSGGGSSTAPTSSGNSSSNQAAGDTIKVGVLHSLSGTMAISETSVKDAELLAIEEINAAGGVLGKKIEPVIEDGASDWPTFAEKAKKLLQKDKVAVIFGGWTSASRKAMLPVVEENKGLLFYPVQYEGLEASPNIFYTGAAPNQQIVPAVSWLLKNKGKKFYLLGSDYVFPRTANKIIKAQLAAEGGEMVGEEYTPLGHTNYSTIISKIKQAKPDVIFNTLNGDSNVAFFKQLKDAGITNKDLTVMSVSIAEEEIRGIGAEPLVGHLAAWNYFQTTDLPKNKEFVQKYKAKYGKDRVTDDPIEAGYFGVYLWAEAVKKAGTTDVDKVKEASKGIEFEAPEGLVKIDGENQHTYKMVRIGEIQPDGQFKELWNSDKPVKPDPFLKNYEWAKNLK
- the urtB gene encoding urea ABC transporter permease subunit UrtB, translated to MVQLFNGLSFSSILLLIALGLAITFGLMNVINMAHGELIMIGAYSAYMTQIMFSNYLPKSLFDFYFVLALPVAFLTAALTGWILEWALVRHLYGRPLDSLLATWGVSLVLQQLARTVFGAPNVAVMAPDWLNGGLEVMAGVVFPYKRLFILAIAAAAVLGMYLYLYKTAPGRRMQAVMQNRAMAACLGISTRKVDSWSFAMGSGIAGLAGCAITLLGPIGPSIGTYYIIDAFMVVVLGGVGKLSGTLAGALGIGILNTLFEYGTTATLGKVLVFLVIIVFLQWRPAGLVQVKTRVLD
- the urtC gene encoding urea ABC transporter permease subunit UrtC, whose translation is MALAPIFLSEFRLNLLGKFLALAILAIGMDLIWGYTGILSLGHGVFFGLGAYCMAMYLKLEASGDRLPDFMSWSGLEEMPWFWVPFGNPLFAILAAILLPMALAGLLGYFTFRNRIKGVFFSILSQAVVIVVVTLFIGQQAFTGGTNGITNFKTVFGFPLFSPPVQMFLYYLTLLVLIGVFILCRKLIAGRTGKILVAIRDGENRVRFSGYNPTTYKVFVYVLSAGLAGLAGILFVLQVGIISPAMMGIIPSVEMVLWVAIGGRGTLIGAIIGTVLTNGAKSFFSESFPDIWLYFLGALFVTVVLFLPNGIVGLFANLKENLYRKKAVKEVYEHHSLHPEHNG
- the urtD gene encoding urea ABC transporter ATP-binding protein UrtD, translated to MSTILCTRNITVNFGGFKAIRNLNFEMKKGEVRFLIGPNGAGKTTLLDVICGKVKPVQGEVIFKENIELSKKQEHQIAQCGVGRKFQAPAVFGNLTVFENLELSRKRDRSLFSSLRARMTREEREAIQKQLTMINLQDKANDKASSLSHGQKQWLEIGMLLMQEPELLLLDEPVAGMTKSETEKTGELIQEIAQARSVLVVDHDMDFVRKFSDKVTVMHEGQILCEGSIAEVQENPRVAEVYLGRRAEAVC
- the urtE gene encoding urea ABC transporter ATP-binding subunit UrtE gives rise to the protein MLTMKSLEVCYGETVILRNIDFRIREGEVVSLLGRNGVGKTTLLKTVIGLLRPRQGKIYLHDKEITKDKPEQRAKNGIAYVPQGREVFPQLTVEENLLLGLEALPKREKQIPHEVFEMFPMLNTMLQRKGGDLSGGQQQQLAIARALVARPKLLLLDEPTEGIQPNIVMEIENVIRLLKAQGDMAILLVEQSLDFALSLADYCYVLEKGAVAAEGKASEIEDETIRQYLTV
- a CDS encoding urease subunit gamma gives rise to the protein MHLTGREKEKLLIVVAADLARRRQQRGLKLNYPEAMAILTYEILEGARDGKSVPELMQWGTTILTEEDVQEGIASMIEEVQVEATFADGTKLVTVHNPIRPGGSGKEEKGEAGE